The following are from one region of the Falsibacillus pallidus genome:
- the uvsE gene encoding UV DNA damage repair endonuclease UvsE: MQIRFGFVANALGLWNASPSKTLTFARYQKLTKLEREEKLLEVTAQNLANTKRILYYNAAHEVSLYRLSSSLVPLATHPEVMWDFVSPFQKEWKKLGDLIKKFNLRVSFHPNQFTLFTSPREEVTENAVKDMDYHYRMFEAMDVQDQGLINIHIGGTYGDKESALEGFHQNLKKLPPHIKQVMTLENDDKTYTAEETLEVCEKEGVPMILDYHHHLANLSEEDISRLWPRIYQTWSSFPLIPKVHLSSPKSESAFRSHADNVSMEFVLPFLKMAKAYDQDFDIMIEAKNKDLAMFQLIEDVSSIRGVKRLTGSVLRW; this comes from the coding sequence ATGCAGATCCGATTTGGTTTTGTGGCAAATGCACTTGGCTTGTGGAATGCCAGTCCTTCAAAGACGTTGACATTTGCCCGCTATCAGAAGCTGACAAAATTGGAGCGTGAAGAGAAATTGCTGGAGGTGACGGCTCAGAACCTCGCGAATACAAAACGGATTCTCTACTATAACGCGGCCCATGAAGTTTCTTTGTACCGTTTATCCAGTTCCCTCGTTCCCCTGGCTACACACCCTGAGGTCATGTGGGACTTCGTTTCTCCCTTTCAAAAGGAATGGAAGAAGCTTGGCGATCTTATAAAAAAGTTTAATCTGCGGGTAAGCTTTCATCCTAATCAATTCACCTTGTTCACGAGCCCTCGCGAGGAAGTGACGGAAAACGCGGTTAAAGACATGGACTATCATTATCGGATGTTTGAGGCCATGGATGTGCAGGATCAAGGGCTCATCAACATCCATATTGGCGGTACATATGGGGATAAAGAATCGGCACTTGAAGGATTCCATCAAAATCTGAAAAAGCTCCCTCCTCACATCAAACAGGTCATGACCCTTGAAAACGATGATAAAACCTACACAGCCGAAGAAACGCTTGAAGTTTGCGAAAAAGAAGGAGTGCCGATGATCCTCGACTATCACCACCATTTGGCCAATTTATCCGAAGAGGACATCAGCCGGCTATGGCCAAGGATTTATCAGACATGGAGCAGCTTCCCCCTCATCCCTAAAGTGCACCTTTCCTCCCCCAAGTCTGAAAGTGCATTCCGCTCACATGCAGACAATGTGTCCATGGAGTTCGTTTTGCCTTTTTTAAAGATGGCCAAAGCGTATGATCAGGATTTTGATATCATGATCGAAGCAAAAAATAAAGACCTTGCAATGTTTCAGCTGATTGAAGATGTTTCATCCATCCGGGGCGTCAAGCGTCTAACCGGAAGCGTTCTTAGGTGGTAA
- a CDS encoding phospholipase D-like domain-containing protein: MVFVWFAAAAGIIVLLVFLLVLDFKLGKKAYAKKAEWRDYPIRSSSIEMIADGTELFDQMFEDIKQAQKQIYILFYIIKNDDFSKSFLDLLGQKAKEGLEVRLLTDFLGGYKIDKKALKKAKEAGVLFEFCNKPYFPYTFFSLQQRNHRKIAVIDGKIGYLGGYNIGKEYINEKTGFSPWRDYHIRITGEGVVDLHKEFIVDWNRSSKKTIPSQNLNPEELPKGQISHKFFPSQGFRMEKEIGKMLKKAQSEIYIGTPYFIPTDDTFRELLRAMERGVTVKVIVPETADHPFVKEASFPYLFEIIKRGALVHQFTQGFYHAKVLIIDRKVCDIGTANFDRRSFLLNNEMNCFIYTPQMIEEILSVMDKDMAESHHLTLHEIKKLRKKNAVKELVGKSIEPLL; the protein is encoded by the coding sequence ATGGTTTTCGTTTGGTTCGCTGCAGCAGCAGGCATCATCGTTTTGCTGGTATTCCTGCTTGTCCTAGATTTTAAGCTGGGCAAAAAAGCTTATGCCAAAAAGGCAGAGTGGCGTGATTACCCTATCAGGTCCAGCTCCATTGAAATGATTGCCGACGGAACGGAATTATTTGATCAAATGTTCGAGGATATCAAACAAGCACAAAAACAAATCTACATCCTTTTTTATATCATTAAAAATGATGACTTCAGCAAGTCCTTCCTGGATCTCCTAGGGCAGAAGGCAAAAGAGGGCCTTGAGGTAAGGCTGCTCACAGATTTCCTCGGAGGATATAAAATTGATAAAAAAGCATTAAAAAAGGCTAAAGAAGCAGGCGTCCTTTTCGAATTTTGCAATAAGCCTTATTTCCCCTACACCTTTTTTTCGCTTCAGCAGCGGAACCACCGAAAAATCGCTGTCATCGACGGAAAAATCGGGTACCTTGGGGGCTACAACATCGGAAAAGAATACATCAACGAAAAAACCGGCTTTTCCCCGTGGCGTGACTACCACATCCGGATTACCGGAGAAGGAGTTGTTGATTTGCATAAGGAATTCATTGTGGATTGGAACCGCTCGTCGAAAAAGACTATCCCTTCTCAAAACTTGAACCCGGAGGAACTGCCAAAAGGACAAATCTCTCATAAGTTTTTCCCTTCGCAAGGATTCCGCATGGAAAAGGAAATCGGCAAGATGCTGAAAAAAGCCCAATCTGAAATCTATATCGGGACGCCTTATTTCATCCCGACAGATGATACGTTCCGGGAGCTTTTACGAGCCATGGAAAGAGGGGTAACGGTAAAAGTGATTGTTCCGGAAACGGCCGACCATCCTTTTGTGAAGGAAGCCTCGTTCCCATACTTATTTGAAATCATTAAGCGCGGCGCACTGGTCCATCAATTTACCCAAGGTTTCTACCATGCAAAAGTACTGATCATCGACCGGAAAGTCTGCGACATCGGGACAGCTAATTTTGATAGGCGCAGCTTTCTTCTGAATAACGAAATGAACTGCTTTATCTACACGCCGCAAATGATTGAGGAAATTCTTTCAGTAATGGACAAAGATATGGCAGAATCGCATCATCTAACGTTACACGAAATCAAAAAGCTCAGGAAGAAGAATGCCGTCAAGGAACTGGTCGGGAAATCTATCGAGCCGCTTCTTTAG